The region GAGCTTCCGGAATGCTGGAAGGATGAAGCGGCTGAGTGACAGGTTCTGGGGACCACTGTAATTTGTCCACATTTTCAAAAAAATATCTTGCAAGTCCCGGGGTTCTATGATATACTATGTAAGCTGTCTGAATTGACGGCAGTTTTAGCGTTCGCGTGAGTCAGAACCTTACGGTGAGGGCGCGTTTAACTTAGTTATTGCTGATATCTGTGCGTTCTTGTGACGGCATACGGCCGGCTGCCTGTAATGTACAGAGACAGATTGGCATACACAGGCCGCGGTCGGAAACCGCAAATAATATCAGAGAGGTGAAAATCATGAAAGAAGGAATCCATCCAAGCTATTACCAGGCAAAGGTTGTCTGCAACTGTGGTAATGAGTTCGTAACAGGTTCAACAAAGCAGGACATCCACGTTGAGGTTTGTTCCAAGTGCCATTCATTCTACACCGGACAGCAGAAGGCTGCTCAGGCTCGTGGACGTATTGATAAGTTCAATCGTAAATATGGCATGAATGCTAACTAATAAGCAAAGAGATGAGGGTTGAGCTTGGGAGCAGGCTCAGCCCTTTCTGAATTCATGGGAAATCATGGAAAGAGGGTTTCTTTTTCGTACAAGAGAAAGGTTAAAGGAATGAAATATTCAGGAATTGGTGGTCAGGCCGTAATCGAGGGCATCATGATGCAGAACGGCAATGACTACGCCATTGCGGTCCGCAAGCCGGACGGGGATATTGAGGTGAAAAAGGATACCTATTTTAGTATGACCAAGAAGCATAAAATGTTAGGTCTTCCCTTTGTCAGAGGTATTTTCAGTTTTATAGATTCCATGGTAGTGGGCATGAGGGCCCTCACCTGGTCCTGCAGTTTTTTTGAGGACGATGAGGAGGCAGAGCCCGGTAAACTTGAGGCGTGGCTGGATAAGGTCTTTAGCGAGAAGCTGGAGAGCGCTCTCATGACAGTGGTTATGATATTTTCCTTTGTTATGGCAATTGGTATTTTCATGGTGCTTCCCCTGTTTATTGCCAATATATGCAGAGGCTTCATCCATTCCGATACGGTGATGGCCATACTGGAGGGCGTAATACGAATCGTCATCTTCATAGCCTATATCAAGATGGTTTCCCGTATGGAGGATATCAAGAGGACCTTTATGTACCACGGTTCCGAGCATAAGTGCATTAACTGTATTGAGCACGGGCTGGAGCTTACCGTGGACAATGTGAGGGGAAGCTCCAAGGAACATAAACGGTGCGGAACCAGCTTCATTATGATTGTCATGGTCATAAGCATCCTGTTTTTCATGGTCATCCGGGTGGATACGGTCTGGCTGCGCGTGGTGAGCCGGATTGTGCTGATACCTGTGATCGCAGGCGTGTCCTATGAGTTTCTGCGTTTTGCGGGACGCCATGATTCCAGGCTGGTGAATGTGCTCAGCCGCCCCGGCATGTGGATGCAGGGACTGACTACCACGGAGCCGGATGACAGCATGATAGAGGTGGCCATCGCGGCAGTGGAGACTGTGTTTGACTGGCGTGCTTACCTGGATGAGAATTTTCCGGGATGGCAGGAAGGCGGTCGCCGTAATGACGATGACAACGGCAATGACAGTGAAGGAGCAGTAAAACATGACCATGCAGCAGCTGCTGTGGCAGGGTGTTCAGGAACTGAATAAGGCCGGGGTGCCGGACCCGGAGCTGGATGCCAGGTATCTGCTTCTGGAGGTGTTCCATTTGAACCTGGCATCCTTCCTGGCCATGAAGGGCAGGGAGTTGGAGAAGGATGAGGAGACAGAGGGAAAATGCCGGGAATTTAGGAGGCTCATAGAAATCAGGGCCGGCCGGACCCCTCTCCAGCATCTGACCGGGACGCAGGAGTTCATGGGTTTTGAGTTCCTTGTAAATGAACATGTGCTGATACCAAGGCAGGACACGGAGACACTGGTGGAGCTGGTCCTGGAGGAACAGAAGGACAGGGAAAAGCGTATACTGGACATGTGTACTGGTTCCGGGTGCATTGCCATCAGTCTGGCTCTTAAGGGCAGATACCGACATGTGTCGGCCCTGGATGTGTCGGCTGAGGCCCTTATGGTGGCAGGCAGAAACCGGGACAGGCTTTTAGGCGGATATGAGGGCAAGTTTGAATTGTTTGAGAGCAATATGTTCTGTGGTCTGGAGACGGGGAGGACCTTTGATGTCATTGTCTCAAACCCGCCTTATATTCCCAGCCGGGTCATAGAGGGCCTTGATCCTGAGGTGAGGGACCATGAGCCCAGGATTGCCCTGGACGGAAGCTCGGACGGGCTGACATTTTACCGCATACTGGCTGAAGAGGCCCGGAATCATCTGGCGGAGGGCGGAAGTATCTATATGGAAATTGGATATGACCAGTCAGAGGCAGTGGAAGGATTGTTCAGGTCCGGGGGATACAGGGACGTGAGGACGTTTAAGGATTTGGCAGGACAGGACCGGGTGGTGAGAGCCGGGGCGTGAGGTCTGGATTTAAAGTTCGGACTTAAATGTCTGATGGGGACTGTCCGGGATGCCGGATTTGGAGAGAACACAGGGTAACAGGATAATGTAGTGGTTGTAATTGGAATAATCGCAGGAGCAGGAGATAGATATGTTTGATAAGCTGGACGATATGTTGATTCATTATGAAGAACTGATGCTTATGCTGGGTGATCCGGATGTGACCCAGGATACCAAGCGTTTTACCAGGCTCATGAAGGAGCAGGCTGACCTGGCTCCTATTGTGGAAGCCTATAAGCAGTACAAGCAGGCGAAGCAGGACGTGGAGGACAGCCTGGCCCTTCTGGAGGAAGAGAACGACGAGGAGATGCGGGAGATGGCCAAGGAAGAGCTGTCCGGCGCCAGGAAACGGATTGAGGATCTGGAGCATGAGCTTAAGATTCTCCTGCTTCCAAAAGACCCTAACGACGATAAGAACATCATACTGGAAATACGGGCAGGCGCAGGCGGCGATGAGGCGGCTTTGTTTGCGGCTGAACTTTACCGCATGTATTCAAACTATGCGGACAGCCAGAGATGGAAGGTGGAGATTGTCAGCCTCAATGAAAACGGTATCGGCGGTTTCAAGGAAGTAGTTGCCATGGTTACCGGTAAGGGCGCATACTCCAAGCTTAAATATGAGAGCGGCGTGCACCGCGTCCAGCGTGTGCCTGAGACAGAATCCGGCGGCCGTATCCATACATCCACCGCCACTGTGGCGGTTATGCCTGAGGCCGAGGAAGTGGACGTGCAGATTGACATGAATGACTGCCGTATCGACGTTATGCGCGCATCGGGCAACGGCGGACAGTGCGTTAACACAACAGATTCCGCGGTTCGTCTGACCCATATCCCTACGGGAATCGTTATTTACAGCCAGACCGAGAAATCCCAGCTGCAGAACAAGGAGAAGGCATTCCGCCTGCTGCGTTCCAAGCTGTACGACATCGAGCTGGAAAAACGCCAGAGCTCAGAGGCAGAAGAGCGCCGCAGTCAGATTGGCACCGGCGACCGTTCTGAGAAGATACGTACTTACAACTTCCCTCAGGGCCGCGTGACGGACCACAGAATCAAACTGACACTGTATAAGATTGATTCTATTATGAATGGGGATATTCAGGAACTGCTGGATAATCTGATTGCGGCGGACCAGGCGGCAAAGCTGGCGAAGATGAACGAAATGTAGGGGAGCTGTCCCTGGAAAATAGTGAGTTGGGAAAATTGGCAGTTGAGATAAGAAATGGTGTCCGGAATTGGCGTTAATGGCTGATGCCGGGCACTTTTTTTGAAAAATTTTGGTGAGATTGCGGAGCGGGAAAGAGAAACTATCTACGAAAACGTGTTGAGTCTGCCCGAAGAAAATAGTATACTTGTGATAACGTGTGGAATGTGGCAGGCGGGTGAAATTTAAAGATATTTCGTAAGTTCAGGATATCGCAAAATTATGATTTGTCCCATTAAAAAACAGCCTACGGGACGAAATATTTTATATTGGTATATTGAGGTACCTGCATGATATTCTGGCAGGGAAAGGAGAGGCGCTATGAATGGGTATCTGATTTTTTAAAAGGTTTAACTGTGTTCGGTTTGGCATTTTCTATTTCCGTTTCAGCTGTTCCACTGTTCAGCTATCCGGTATCGGCAGCCCAGGACGGGGACGGTTCCGGGAAGGATAATTTTCAGGAGAGAATCTATACCTTTAAGGAGATACATGAAATGGCGGATTACAGCGGTCTTTGCGCTCTGCCTGACGGCCAGGAATATGAGATTTTTTACTGCGGTCAGAGGGGGATGGGTTTTCCGCCAGGAATTCGGTCCACGGCGGCACCTGGTACCTTAATATGAAGGAGGGCTGCCAGCTGTCCTATGAGTTTCTGGCGGATAACGGCGAAAAGGAAGTGCGGGCGGACGGCGGAATATTTGAACCGCTTTACTATCAGGTTGACGTGGAGAAAACATCTTCTCCCAGCGAAGCCTTCCAGTTAAGGGGAAAGAATGGTAAGAAAATAGAGGTCCGGCGCAATTTCAAGATTACTTCCCTGGAGTATTGCCAAAAGGCAGCTGGGAGATCCTCTGAAATGGGATATTATTTACCAGCCTAATTCCGGTTCTGTAAAGAATCCAGACTTGATATATGAGGGGCAGATACTGGATATACCTAAGGGATGAGAGAAATTCTCATTTTGGAAGCACAGCATAAATCAAATTAACAGGCTCGAATCAAAGGACTCCAAATAACAGGATCCAACCAATAGGATTCATCCAATGAGGCTCCAGCAAATTAGGCTCCAGCAAATTAGGCTCCAGCCAATTATTACCCAGCCAGATACCAGGGGATATCATATCTTAGGTTCAGACTGGGTCTTTTTTCCCCAGACGCGAATGAGGAGGAAATGCGTATATGGATTCCATGGAAGAGATTTATAAGAAACACGGAAAAATGATATATGGTTATGTACCTCAGTCTGGTGGGAAACCTTACCTTTGGGCAGATTGGAGAAATCATGGGGCGCAGCGAGAACTGGGCAAGAGTAACCTATTACCGCGGGAAAGAGAGAGTCGTTAAGGAGGCAGGAAAAATATGAACCAAAGGATACCATGTGAAATTATTCGGGATTTAATGCCCATGTATGCGGACGGCCTGACGTCTGAAACAACGAACCGCGAAATCCGGGTCCATCTGGAGGAATGCGGCACCTGCAGGGAAATGTATGAGCGGATGAAAGCAGATATGGAAGGGGTATCCCAAACAGCAGGGAAGCCATCGGAAATTGATTATCTGAAGAAGGTGAGAAGGAGGAACGTGAGAAACGTGGTTCTGGGAGCCGCGGGGGTGTTCCTAGTACAGCATTGCTTAAATATCAGTGATTAAATTACTAATGGTATCCCGGCATATGTCCACTTAAATGGGTGTGCTGTAAGATTGTATTGTTCAATAAAGCGCAGGATGCTTGCTTCCAGTTCTTCTATTGATAGGTAGCTTTTCCGCTTCAGCAGCTTCCGGTTAATGATGCCAAACCATATCTCAATCTGGTTCATCCAGGAACTGTGTTTCGGAGTATAGACAAAGCGGATCCGGTGGGAAGGGTCATGCAGGAAATCCGCTCGGCTTTCCATACTTTTAAGGATCCCTGTTTTCCCTTTTTTGCCCAGTTCCACGCCAAGGGCACAGGCTTCTGCCACAAAGCGGACAAGGGCTTCCGATTTATGGGTGTTTAGGCCATCGCATATAAATGTCCATGGGGCTTGCGGGTCTGTCCCTACCAATGCTTTCACGGCTTCCACAAAATCCTCTTCTGTGCGTGTGGAGTTTAAATACGGCATTTCCATACGGCCCGTTGCAACATCAAAGAACCCGATGAGGCTGGTCGTGCCATGGCGGATATACTCAAACTCCATTTTGGCGCACTGGCCGGGTAATGGGAGCTTGTCAGGATATTTATGTTCCAGCGCTTGTACCCCGGTCATTTCATCCGTGGAAACAATGTGTGCACCTTCCCGGCTTTGTTCCTGGGCACTCTGGTACAGGCCGCAGATTTCGTTTACTTTCCGCGCAAAAGATTCCGGGGCTTCCGTCTTTTCCGAAGAATGAAGCCAGTAACGGATTTTGTGGGGATGTAAATCTACCTCATTTTTAAAAAACGGCTGACAGATTTCTCAGAAATCTGTTCAGCGATCCCCTGCTTTTTAATTTCTGCCACTAACAGCGGGAGACTCCACTGGCTTACTTCGTACCCAAAATCATTTGGGCTGCTGCAGGCAAGGTCGATGATCCGCATGATCTGGTCCGGCGTAAAAACAGACGGGGCACCGGGGCGTTTTTTATCGGACAGGACTGCCCGTATCTCATCTTCAAGCTTTTTCGGGTCGTCCATTTCAATCCTCCGCAAGGCTGGGAGCGCCGCGAGGAACCGACTGCGCCAGGTGGCAACATTATTATAATGAAGCCCGACCTGTGGTGCAATATTCTGGTTGAGTTCCCCCTGTGACGCAAGCAGGACAATGCTGGCTCTTTTGACCAGTCCTGACGGAAGGGAGCGGCTTTTTGAAAAAGCAGATAATATGTTTTTCATGGCATCAGATAAAACCGGGATAGTATCAATTGTTTTCCTTCGCATAATAACCCATCCATTCTTTAGTGATAGAATTATTATGCACCGACTACAATAAAAAAGCAACGTCTATTCATTATTATTTTGGCAATGCTGTACTAGTTATGGGGACTGTCCTTTTTATGAAGCTGTTTGTGATAGGATATCCTACGGAGTCCTATATGGTCACCTATACGGATGTCAATGGGGAACAGGTGAATGTGGGCGGAATCATGATTGATTCGGCTGCTGTTTACAGGGGATATAAGCTGGCGCAGGAGGATGGGGCAAAGAGGCTGGTCATCTATTCCTGTCTGCCGTCATTCTGGAACAGGAGCGGAACGTTTAACCTGGAACTTAGACTTCCCGGCGGGGGAAAGGATTTGTATATTCAGGGCATTACAATTAAGAGCAGCGGAACCGTGGTCAGCAGCCTGGCCAATGAACTGTACAGGGCCAGGAATCCATATATAGGCGATGCCTCGGCAGACGGAAGGCTCTCAGGCACATTGGGGATATCAAGGGAACTGGGAAGTTTTAAGAATGAACTGCAGACCTCCGTAGAGCCCTGCGGCTGGACGCTTAACTTTGAGGAGAGCACGCCTAATTCAGCCGTATTTGAGGAGCGTATGAAAGCGTATGCCTGTGTGCTGATTGCCCTGACCGATAACCTGGGGCAGGTTAGCTGGAACTATACCGTGGAGCTGGAACAGGGGCCTGTCTGGCGGCATGGCACCATTACGGAGGAGGAGTGCGGGAAAATGGCCGGAGCTCCTGTGAAAACATTTGCAGACAGCCCTGAGGGGATTGAACAGCTGATTGAACGGATGGGAATCGGGCAGTGAGAGGGAAACGGCCAGGAATATACCGGCCATATAAAATTTCCTGTTATGGGTCTGGCTATTGGGGGCGTGATTTGATACAATCAAATCATAAAGGGCCGGGTGCAGCACAGATTACTAAACCCTAAGGGGACAGTGCGCTGGAAGTTATAAAAAGATACAGTTAAAGGGGGTGCACATCATGCAGTCGCTTTCCTCATTTATGAATACCATCCGATTTAATTTTCTATATATAGATAAATATTCCTTTGGGCGGACCTGGACTTATCCGGAGAGCGCCATACCATACAATATGCTGCGCTACATCATTGACGGGAGCGCTGAGTTTGTGGTAGATGGGGAGACGGTCATTGTGAGGAAGGGGCAGGTGTCCTATATACCGGAGGGCTGCTGGCTGTCATGTAAGGCGCTGGAGGATACGTTTGCTTTTTACAGTATCCGTTTCACCACATCCGTGTTCTATGAGGGGGCCAATTTTCTCAGGGAGTACTATAACTTTCCCCTGGTGATGGATGTGGGTGAGGGAATCGAGCCTTATTTCAGTGATATCTACAAGTGGGTGCGCACGGACAAAAAGTCGAAGTCATTTCACGTAAGAGGAGCTCTTGATACTCTGATTGCCAGCCTGATTGATATTCTGAACTCCGATGAGCCCGATGATGTGAAGGCGGATATTAACGGGCTGGAGTATAACCTGGAGCAGATACGAAAGCGGGTGAAGAAATCCACGGTCCAGACCGACCCAAGGATACAGACTGTCATTGACTATATCATGTTAAATCCCACAGAGGAATATACTTCAGATAAATTAAGCGGCATGGCGGAAGTGGCTGAGACCACCTTCCGGCGTCTGTTTAAGGAGGCCACAGGAAAGACCGCCACTGAGTTTATACGCCAGGTACGCCTGACCACGGCAGCAAGACTGCTGCTGGTGTCCAATGATCCTGTGAACTGTATTGCCCACGATGTGGGATTCGAGGATGCCAACCATTTTACACGGGTATTCAGGCAGGCATTTGGGATGACGCCGGGCCGGTACAGGAAGATGTCACAGGAGTAGCGGTGGGGGAGAGACGGTGACGAGGAAGCAAAGCAGGGGCCGTGAGACCGGCGAAACGGCGCAGCAGGAACCGTGCAAGGGCAGTGGCACTAAAACAGTGGCACTAAAGCAAGGGCGCCAAATCAATGGAGAGAGGAAGGATGACCGGATGGAACAGATTAAGGTATGGACAAAGCAGCATGAAAACGTGCTGAAGGAGCTGAATGAAACAGGCAGATACATTGCCAGGCGGGAGTATATCCGGAGTGACCTGCAGGAACATGCGGGACTGGTGCTGGAGGTATATGACTGGCTGGTAAGGCACAGCCCGGACGCGGCCCAAAAGCCCGGGGATGTGGAGTATCCGGTGTGGGTTTCCTTTACCAGCGAGGCGGTCATGCTTCCCAGTCCGGGTGCCGTCATACTGGAACTGACCCTGGACCCGGCTTGTATTACCTCTGTCAATATAGAAAAATGGGGAAGTATCCTCAATTACTCCTATATCCCAAAGGATGAGGCGGACGCCAGACGCCATCAGGATATGATGGAGCAGTACGGAGTAAGCGACGCCAAGGCATACATGTCCCGGTTCTATCCATATCTTAAGCGGGAAATTATCGCCAGCTGGGACCGGCTTTTTGATGACAGCGTAATTTTGGGCAATGATTCAAAATATGGGAATATATGGGAGATAAGAAAAGAATGGGTGACACAGGTGATAAGGTGATTTTATATGCGGCGCAGGCAGATGCGGTTTTAAAGGCCATAGAGAGGGACGGCCGCTGTTTTTCGCGGGAGGAATATGTCCGCAGGAAATATGGGGAAAGCGGTCCCATTTTCCTGACTGTGTACAAATGGTTTGTGAAGGAGGCCGTGAAGCTGGTTCCCAGGCCTGAGGGGGCGGAATTTCCCTACTGGTCCTTCATGAACCTGTACAGCCTGGACCAGTCGCCAGGAACCAGGACATTGACGCTCTGCGTTCCCAGGGACGAGGCTGTGTTTTTTGATATGTATGACTGGAATAAGATTCTGTGCCTGAAATATCTGGGGGAAGACGAGGCGGACGATCGGGCTTTTCAGGCATATTTAAAGCAGTGCGGGGTCAGGGAAATGGATGCTGTGCTCACCGGGTTTTATCCTGAGATGAAGCAGAAAATCATGGACAGCTGGCCCAGGCTGTTTCGCCATCATGAACAGATACGGGCAGGGGAGAAATCCGGGGCGAAAAGCGTCCAGGCTGCCTTGTGGCAGATTAAAAAAGAATGGATTGTGCCGGAAACGCAGTACACTCAGAATCAGGAAGCCGGGACAGGGGGCGGAGATAAGAAACAAGGATAAGAAAAAAGGACGGGTATCCGGAATCAGGTTCCGACCCTGTCCTTTTTCTGTTTTCCAGAGATACGCAGACCCCCCCGTGCAATCACCCGGACAGTGCTCATCCCCTTACCCCGACAGTTACCCGCACCTCTTAAAATCAAAACAAGACAAAAAAATAGTATAATGGTTGTTTTATGCTATTATAAGTTGTCCAGAATGTTGAAATGCATAAAGAAAATCAATATAATACCTATAGAAACAGCAAAATGACGGACGCAAATAATTCAGAAAAAGGAGAAATGGTATGAAAAAGAGTCATGTAAGTTTTATTATTGCGGCAGCACTTGCAGCAGCCCTGTTGGCCGGATGCGGCAGTTCCGGGTCGTCCGCCGATGCTTCCGGTTCCGGGAAAGCGGGAGGACAGACACGGGTACAGGAGGCGGGAAGCCAGGATGGAACTGACAGCGGGACTAAGGGAGCGCTTTCGGGTGAAATTACCTTCTGGCATTCCTTTACCCAGGGGCCAAGACTGGAGACCATCCAGAAGGCGGCGGACAAATTCATGGAAGAGAACCCGGATGTGAAAATCAATATTGAGACGTTCTCATGGAATGACTTTTACACCAAGTGGACCACCGGACTTGCATCCGGCAATGTACCTGATATGAGTACCGCCCTTCCGGCCCAGGTTGCGGAGATGATTAACGCAGACGCCCTGCTGCCCATCAATGACCTGATTGACGGTATCGGCCGTGACAAATTTGCTGAGGCAGCCATTTCCGAGGGTACGGTGGACGGCAATAACTATTCTGTTCCTCTTTACAGACACGCCCATGTGATGTGGATCAGGAAGGACCTGCTGGAGAAAAACGGTCTGGAAGTCCCCAAGACCTGGGATGAGCTTTACGACACAGCCAAGGCACTTACAAAGGACGGCGTCTACGGATTGTCTTTCCCATGCGGAACCAATGACTTCCAGGCAACCTTTTTCCTGGATTTCTATGTGAGAAGCGGCGGCGGCAGCCTGCTGACCGATGACCTGAAAGCCAACCTGACAAGCGATCTGGCCATTGACGGCATCAATTACTGGTTGAAGGTGTACAATGACTGCTCGCCTAAGGATTCCATTAACTTTGATGTACTGGACCAGGCAACCCTGTATTACCAGGGCAAAACCGCATTTGATTTTAACTCCGGCTTCCAGATTTCAGGCGTTGCAGCCAACTCACCGGACCTGCTCCAGTATGTGGACTGCTACCCGATTCCAAAGATCCACGCGGACGACCCGGACGAGGGAATCATGACCACCAACACGCCTATGGTCGTGTGGAAGGCTTCCAAGCATCCCGAAATCTGCAAGGCATTTATGAAAACCCTTTATGACGAGGATACATATGTTGAATTCCTGCACGCAACTCCGGTGGGCATGCTTCCCGCCATCAAGGGAATTGCTGACACGGACGCCTACAGGGATGACGATACCATCAGGCAGTTTACACATGCAGAGGAAGTGCTGACCGCGGCAGCCGATATCGGTACAGCCTTCGGTTATGAGCACGGTCCTAATGTCCAGGCCGGAATCATGCAGAACAACCATGTGATTGAGGATATGTTCCAGGATATCATTACCAACGGGACAGATGTAAAGACTGCTGCAAAAACAGCGGAAGATAAACTGAACGCACTGTTTGAGACAGCTGAATAAGCCGTCCCGGAGCGTGTCTGAAAAGGCGGATGCATTTTGAGACACGCTCTAATACTGAGAAGGAGGAGGAAATCTTGGGGAAGAAAAGTTATACAAGGTGGTTGTTTGTGCTTCCTGCAATCGTCATTGTAATTGCATTGTTCATATATCCCATCTGTTCCAGCATAGTATACAGCTTTACAAACAAGAACCTGATTAAGCCGGCCTATAAATTCATTGGCTTTAAGAATTATGCCGAGGTGTTAAAGGACAGCGGTTTCTGGCTTTCATTTTTCAACTCTCTGAAATGGACGGTCCTGTCCCTGATGGGACAGATAGGGGTGGGATTTACCGCTGCCCTGGCCCTGAAGCGGATTAAGGTGTGCAAGGGCGTTTATAAGACCCTTCTCATCATCCCCTGGGCATTTCCATCCATTGTCATCGCATTTTCCTGGAAGTGGATTCTCAACGGAGTATACGGCTTCCTGCCAAACATCCTGGTGAAGCTGGGTATCTGTGAGGCGGCGCCGCAGTTTTTGACCAGCGGTACGCTGGCCTTTGTAAGCCTGGTGCTGATTAATATATGGTTCGGAGCGCCCATGATTATGGTAAATGTGCTCTCGGCTCTGGAAACGGTTCCCAGGGACCAGTACGAGGCTGCCCAGATTGACGGGGCCAGGCCGTGGCAGTCGTTCTACTATGTCACAGTGCCCCATATCAAGATGGTGGTGGGACTGCTGGTGGTTTTAAGGACAGTGTGGATTTTTAACAACTTTGACCTGATTTACCTGATTACAGGCGGCGGGCCGGCGGGCACCACCCAGACCATACCGCTCTATGCCTACAATATGGGATGGAGCACCAAGCTTATCGGACGATCATCGGCAGTAACCGTGCTGCTGTTTATATTCCTGATGATTATATGCGGCATCTACTTTGCGGTCATCAATAAGTGGGAAAAGGAGGACAGTAAATGAAAAAGTTTAAAGCAGGAAATATTATCAGCCATATATACCTGATTATTCTGACCTTTATCTCCATTTTCCCGCTGGTATGGATTATCATATCCTCCCTGAAGGGAAAGGGGGAACTGACAGGTAATCCCACGGCCTTCTGGCCTAAGACATGGACTTTTGACTATTATGCCCATGTTATCAATGACCTTAAGTTTTTCGTGAACATCAAAAACAGTGTCATCATTTCTCTGGTGACCACCCTGATTGCCATTACGGTGGCTGCGCTGGCGGCCTATGGAATCGTCAGGTTCTTTACGCGGCTGGGATCGGCCATGTCCAAGGTG is a window of Enterocloster clostridioformis DNA encoding:
- a CDS encoding ABC transporter substrate-binding protein, translated to MKKSHVSFIIAAALAAALLAGCGSSGSSADASGSGKAGGQTRVQEAGSQDGTDSGTKGALSGEITFWHSFTQGPRLETIQKAADKFMEENPDVKINIETFSWNDFYTKWTTGLASGNVPDMSTALPAQVAEMINADALLPINDLIDGIGRDKFAEAAISEGTVDGNNYSVPLYRHAHVMWIRKDLLEKNGLEVPKTWDELYDTAKALTKDGVYGLSFPCGTNDFQATFFLDFYVRSGGGSLLTDDLKANLTSDLAIDGINYWLKVYNDCSPKDSINFDVLDQATLYYQGKTAFDFNSGFQISGVAANSPDLLQYVDCYPIPKIHADDPDEGIMTTNTPMVVWKASKHPEICKAFMKTLYDEDTYVEFLHATPVGMLPAIKGIADTDAYRDDDTIRQFTHAEEVLTAAADIGTAFGYEHGPNVQAGIMQNNHVIEDMFQDIITNGTDVKTAAKTAEDKLNALFETAE
- a CDS encoding carbohydrate ABC transporter permease encodes the protein MGKKSYTRWLFVLPAIVIVIALFIYPICSSIVYSFTNKNLIKPAYKFIGFKNYAEVLKDSGFWLSFFNSLKWTVLSLMGQIGVGFTAALALKRIKVCKGVYKTLLIIPWAFPSIVIAFSWKWILNGVYGFLPNILVKLGICEAAPQFLTSGTLAFVSLVLINIWFGAPMIMVNVLSALETVPRDQYEAAQIDGARPWQSFYYVTVPHIKMVVGLLVVLRTVWIFNNFDLIYLITGGGPAGTTQTIPLYAYNMGWSTKLIGRSSAVTVLLFIFLMIICGIYFAVINKWEKEDSK